A DNA window from Acropora palmata chromosome 12, jaAcrPala1.3, whole genome shotgun sequence contains the following coding sequences:
- the LOC141859746 gene encoding KICSTOR subunit 2-like isoform X2 produces the protein MEKGSRCSSPSPSQPPISREQALLESFFHALSQFAFDKAKDQVEKEKEAKRLSLVSSTPWSSMMVALHHMAMAEKTYFSLPFLAKKFFRKDSVRDSFKALIAELKRIEGAVYTTTAIGSPVEGSLMAELCRHLCQFVLARQDLIEFYEAMATMSSSSNVNCLDLSNMIDEICQKHSRGFHHPILDSLKSSFSYEVDILSNLLKAQCDMAEWKFLPSLLHLHESHVKLSSWCYVLSPGELGASLTLKKSLFGSTPRKRLEAPFLYQWLGKLQDALVSKFTLYFYQILSRQTTPADMKSLTSRAGVDYVGRIAAFIRRSEAFNVCMVLDTRELDPYQSHGYHLPLDIKETPSGVGAFPAIFSFPGERPGEHWPNIVSIVLDRAQELSLPDKIVYFYDNKFQSTYFLTRVDPRTTLVVVFKSKRSEKDSYVTTFLNETATLLRNTKTFAMLKQGGKN, from the exons ATGGAAAAAG GAAGTAGATGTAGCAGCCCTTCTCCAAGCCAGCCTCCTATATCCAGGGAGCAAGCATTGCTTGAGTCTTTTTTTCATGCTCTCAGTCAGTTTGCTTTTGACAAAGCAAAAGACCAAGTG gaaaaagagaaagaagccAAACGTCTATCACTGGTGTCCAGTACACCATGGTCATCAATGATGGTTGCCCTACATCACATGGCGATGGCAGAGAAGACCTACTTTTCTTTGCCATTTCTTGCGAAAAAGTTCTTCAGAAAAGAT TCTGTGCGAGACAGTTTCAAGGCTCTCATAGCAGAGTTGAAAAGAATAGAAGGAGCAGTTTACACTACTACAGCCATTGGGTCCCCAGTTGAAGGAAGTTTAATGGCTGAATTGTGCCGACACTTGTGTCAATTTGTACTTGCTAGACAAGACTTAATTGAGTT CTATGAAGCAATGGCAACAATGAGCTCATCATCCAATGTTAATTGTTTAGACCTGTCAAATATGATTGATGAGATTTGCCAGAA aCATAGTAGAGGTTTTCATCATCCAATCCTAGATTCACTCAAATCAAGTTTCAG TTATGAAGTGGATATTCTGAGTAACCTGTTGAAAGCCCAATGTGACATGGCTGAATGGAAGTTTCTTCCCTCTCTTCTTCATCTTCATGAAAGTCATGTCAAACTGTCTTCATGGTGTTATGTCCTATCCCCAGGAGAG CTTGGTGCATCACTGACATTAAAGAAATCTCTGTTTGGTAGTACTCCAAGAAAACGGCTAGAAGCACCCTTCCTTTATCAATGGTTGGGCAAGTTGCAAGATGCTTTAGTTTCCAAG TTCACCCTTTATTTCTACCAAATACTTAGTAGACAGACGACGCCAGCTGACATGAAGTCCTTGACATCACGTGCTGGTGTTGATTATGTGGGAAG AATAGCAGCTTTTATCCGCCGTTCCGAAGCATTTAACGTTTGCATGGTGTTGGATACACGGGAACTAGATCCATACCAGAGCCACGGATATCATTTACCCCTGGACATCAAGGAAACTCCCTCCGGTGTGGGGGCCTTCCCTGCGATCTTTTCATTCCCTGGG GAGAGGCCAGGCGAACATTGGCcaaacattgtttccattgTCTTGGACAGAGCTCAAGAGTTAAGCTTGCCGGATAAAATTGTCTATTTTTACGATAAC AAATTTCAAAGCACCTATTTTCTTACCCGCGTGGATCCACGCACGACTCTCGTGGTAgtttttaaaagcaaaagatCTGAGAAAGACTCCTACGTCACTACGTTTCTAAACG AAACTGCCACCCTTCTTAGGAACACAAAGACCTTTGCCATGTTGAAGCAAGGAGGGAAGAACTAG
- the LOC141859746 gene encoding KICSTOR subunit 2-like isoform X3 — protein sequence MLSVSLLLTKQKTKWFVAFIVTTKITLTQFCDLPLQKKRHLEKEKEAKRLSLVSSTPWSSMMVALHHMAMAEKTYFSLPFLAKKFFRKDSVRDSFKALIAELKRIEGAVYTTTAIGSPVEGSLMAELCRHLCQFVLARQDLIEFYEAMATMSSSSNVNCLDLSNMIDEICQKHSRGFHHPILDSLKSSFSYEVDILSNLLKAQCDMAEWKFLPSLLHLHESHVKLSSWCYVLSPGELGASLTLKKSLFGSTPRKRLEAPFLYQWLGKLQDALVSKFTLYFYQILSRQTTPADMKSLTSRAGVDYVGRIAAFIRRSEAFNVCMVLDTRELDPYQSHGYHLPLDIKETPSGVGAFPAIFSFPGERPGEHWPNIVSIVLDRAQELSLPDKIVYFYDNKFQSTYFLTRVDPRTTLVVVFKSKRSEKDSYVTTFLNETATLLRNTKTFAMLKQGGKN from the exons ATGCTCTCAGTCAGTTTGCTTTTGACAAAGCAAAAGACCAAGTGGTTTGTGGCTTTTATTGTCACGACGAAAATCACGTTAACACAATTTTGTGACCTTCCTCTCCAGAAAAAGAGGCATTTG gaaaaagagaaagaagccAAACGTCTATCACTGGTGTCCAGTACACCATGGTCATCAATGATGGTTGCCCTACATCACATGGCGATGGCAGAGAAGACCTACTTTTCTTTGCCATTTCTTGCGAAAAAGTTCTTCAGAAAAGAT TCTGTGCGAGACAGTTTCAAGGCTCTCATAGCAGAGTTGAAAAGAATAGAAGGAGCAGTTTACACTACTACAGCCATTGGGTCCCCAGTTGAAGGAAGTTTAATGGCTGAATTGTGCCGACACTTGTGTCAATTTGTACTTGCTAGACAAGACTTAATTGAGTT CTATGAAGCAATGGCAACAATGAGCTCATCATCCAATGTTAATTGTTTAGACCTGTCAAATATGATTGATGAGATTTGCCAGAA aCATAGTAGAGGTTTTCATCATCCAATCCTAGATTCACTCAAATCAAGTTTCAG TTATGAAGTGGATATTCTGAGTAACCTGTTGAAAGCCCAATGTGACATGGCTGAATGGAAGTTTCTTCCCTCTCTTCTTCATCTTCATGAAAGTCATGTCAAACTGTCTTCATGGTGTTATGTCCTATCCCCAGGAGAG CTTGGTGCATCACTGACATTAAAGAAATCTCTGTTTGGTAGTACTCCAAGAAAACGGCTAGAAGCACCCTTCCTTTATCAATGGTTGGGCAAGTTGCAAGATGCTTTAGTTTCCAAG TTCACCCTTTATTTCTACCAAATACTTAGTAGACAGACGACGCCAGCTGACATGAAGTCCTTGACATCACGTGCTGGTGTTGATTATGTGGGAAG AATAGCAGCTTTTATCCGCCGTTCCGAAGCATTTAACGTTTGCATGGTGTTGGATACACGGGAACTAGATCCATACCAGAGCCACGGATATCATTTACCCCTGGACATCAAGGAAACTCCCTCCGGTGTGGGGGCCTTCCCTGCGATCTTTTCATTCCCTGGG GAGAGGCCAGGCGAACATTGGCcaaacattgtttccattgTCTTGGACAGAGCTCAAGAGTTAAGCTTGCCGGATAAAATTGTCTATTTTTACGATAAC AAATTTCAAAGCACCTATTTTCTTACCCGCGTGGATCCACGCACGACTCTCGTGGTAgtttttaaaagcaaaagatCTGAGAAAGACTCCTACGTCACTACGTTTCTAAACG AAACTGCCACCCTTCTTAGGAACACAAAGACCTTTGCCATGTTGAAGCAAGGAGGGAAGAACTAG
- the LOC141859746 gene encoding KICSTOR subunit 2-like isoform X1 has translation MLSVSLLLTKQKTKWFVAFIVTTKITLTQFCDLPLQKKRHLVFLFYILLANEKEKEAKRLSLVSSTPWSSMMVALHHMAMAEKTYFSLPFLAKKFFRKDSVRDSFKALIAELKRIEGAVYTTTAIGSPVEGSLMAELCRHLCQFVLARQDLIEFYEAMATMSSSSNVNCLDLSNMIDEICQKHSRGFHHPILDSLKSSFSYEVDILSNLLKAQCDMAEWKFLPSLLHLHESHVKLSSWCYVLSPGELGASLTLKKSLFGSTPRKRLEAPFLYQWLGKLQDALVSKFTLYFYQILSRQTTPADMKSLTSRAGVDYVGRIAAFIRRSEAFNVCMVLDTRELDPYQSHGYHLPLDIKETPSGVGAFPAIFSFPGERPGEHWPNIVSIVLDRAQELSLPDKIVYFYDNKFQSTYFLTRVDPRTTLVVVFKSKRSEKDSYVTTFLNETATLLRNTKTFAMLKQGGKN, from the exons ATGCTCTCAGTCAGTTTGCTTTTGACAAAGCAAAAGACCAAGTGGTTTGTGGCTTTTATTGTCACGACGAAAATCACGTTAACACAATTTTGTGACCTTCCTCTCCAGAAAAAGAGGCATTTGGTATTTCTGTTTTACATCCTCCTAGCAAAT gaaaaagagaaagaagccAAACGTCTATCACTGGTGTCCAGTACACCATGGTCATCAATGATGGTTGCCCTACATCACATGGCGATGGCAGAGAAGACCTACTTTTCTTTGCCATTTCTTGCGAAAAAGTTCTTCAGAAAAGAT TCTGTGCGAGACAGTTTCAAGGCTCTCATAGCAGAGTTGAAAAGAATAGAAGGAGCAGTTTACACTACTACAGCCATTGGGTCCCCAGTTGAAGGAAGTTTAATGGCTGAATTGTGCCGACACTTGTGTCAATTTGTACTTGCTAGACAAGACTTAATTGAGTT CTATGAAGCAATGGCAACAATGAGCTCATCATCCAATGTTAATTGTTTAGACCTGTCAAATATGATTGATGAGATTTGCCAGAA aCATAGTAGAGGTTTTCATCATCCAATCCTAGATTCACTCAAATCAAGTTTCAG TTATGAAGTGGATATTCTGAGTAACCTGTTGAAAGCCCAATGTGACATGGCTGAATGGAAGTTTCTTCCCTCTCTTCTTCATCTTCATGAAAGTCATGTCAAACTGTCTTCATGGTGTTATGTCCTATCCCCAGGAGAG CTTGGTGCATCACTGACATTAAAGAAATCTCTGTTTGGTAGTACTCCAAGAAAACGGCTAGAAGCACCCTTCCTTTATCAATGGTTGGGCAAGTTGCAAGATGCTTTAGTTTCCAAG TTCACCCTTTATTTCTACCAAATACTTAGTAGACAGACGACGCCAGCTGACATGAAGTCCTTGACATCACGTGCTGGTGTTGATTATGTGGGAAG AATAGCAGCTTTTATCCGCCGTTCCGAAGCATTTAACGTTTGCATGGTGTTGGATACACGGGAACTAGATCCATACCAGAGCCACGGATATCATTTACCCCTGGACATCAAGGAAACTCCCTCCGGTGTGGGGGCCTTCCCTGCGATCTTTTCATTCCCTGGG GAGAGGCCAGGCGAACATTGGCcaaacattgtttccattgTCTTGGACAGAGCTCAAGAGTTAAGCTTGCCGGATAAAATTGTCTATTTTTACGATAAC AAATTTCAAAGCACCTATTTTCTTACCCGCGTGGATCCACGCACGACTCTCGTGGTAgtttttaaaagcaaaagatCTGAGAAAGACTCCTACGTCACTACGTTTCTAAACG AAACTGCCACCCTTCTTAGGAACACAAAGACCTTTGCCATGTTGAAGCAAGGAGGGAAGAACTAG
- the LOC141859751 gene encoding ZP domain-containing protein-like: protein MSANKFLDRKRCIGWILIAVVSIVTAAKSGNDYAGIHTKCTPHYMQLTLEKQHYDKIDPSSLHLTDDSCKINFDNSTVMIIRAPLSGCGTMVGKWGSFLDFRNKVFADITGRSSIAREPAYEFRLRCLYYTTAKLSIHSFKPETKIIVEPPTRYGTFVFETNMFQTDKFISKYTDFPVKVHLGQSIFLQVRMVSNVTGLSLLLDNCRATPTSDPNDTEFHTLIKDGCPVDKHLSYKTSDSMYQRFSFTAFQIENAQVMYLHCEVHVCSKNSNSSRCAQGCLQNPGGSTRRKRDETNEFFKKGVTSLGPVRVLLDRVQVSPREVPQTGGSHSSLFILQNSAAIMTFLLACLLVM from the exons ATGTCAGCGAACAAGTTCCTTGATAGAAAGAGGTGTATTGGCTGGATTTTAATCGCTGTTGTGTCCATAGTGACAGCTGCGAAAA GTGGAAACGACTATGCTGGGATCCACACCAAATGCACGCCGCATTATATGCAGCTTACACTGGAGAAACAACACTATGATAAAATCGATCCATCTTCGCTTCACCTAACAGACGACAGCTGCAAGATCAACTTTGATAATTCCACGGTTATGATTATTCGTGCCCCTCTGAGTGGGTGTGGCACTATGGTTGGAAAATGGGGTTCTTTCCTTGATTTTAGAAACAAAGTCTTCGCTGATATTACTGGTCGCTCTTCGATAGCACGTGAGCCGGCTTACGAGTTCAGACTGCGATGTTTGTATTACACTACTGCAAAGCTGTCGATTCATTCGTTCAAACCCGAGACAAAGATCATAGTTGAGCCACCAACAA GATATGGTACGTTCGTTTTTGAGACCAACATGTTCCAGACAGACAAGTTTATCAGTAAATACACGGACTTTCCTGTCAAAGTTCACCTTGGCCAAAGTATCTTTTTACAAGTCAGAATGGTCTCTAATGTCACAGGACTCTCACTGCTCCTTGACAATTGCCGCGCAACGCCTACATCGGATCCAAATGATACAGAGTTCCACACGCTGATTAAAGACGG CTGTCCTGTTGATAAACACCTGAGTTACAAGACTTCGGATTCCATGTATCAGCGGTTTAGTTTTACAGCTTTCCAGATTGAAAACGCTCAAGTAATGTATCTGCACTGTGAAGTTCACGTTTGTTCGAAAAACTCTAATTCTTCTCGCTGCGCGCAAGGATGTTTACAAAACCCTGGTGGAAGCACAAGACGAAAGAGAGATGAAACGAATGAATTCTTCAAAAAAGGAGTGACTTCACTGGGTCCCGTTAGAGTATTATTGGACAGAGTGCAGGTGTCACCGCGTGAGGTTCCAC aAACGGGTGGTTCTCATTCCTCTCTCTTCATTCTTCAAAATTCAGCGGCAATCATGACCTTTCTCCTGGCTTGTTTGTTGGTGATGTAA